The Sphingobium sp. EP60837 DNA segment GAAACAGGCGTCCGCAGCGTACTCATTCTCAATGCGGCGGATTTCCGTGCTTTTGATCTTACCCATCTAACTTGGCTGGACCACCTTGTCGTTCACACTTCTGATATCGGCGGCCCGCGGAGCCTGCATCCCGACATACCTCAGCGAGATGGTGAGTTGATCGTTCGCCGTCGAAACGTAGAGGATGGACTTCGCCTCATGCGAAGGCTGCAACTCGTGACCACAGACTACACTTCCGAAGGTATCCTGTACCGGATAACCGAAGATGGCGCTCAATTTTCTCAGCTTGTCCGATCTGACTACGGGCGT contains these protein-coding regions:
- a CDS encoding ABC-three component system middle component 2, with the protein product MTQATPITLFNSPLETGVRSVLILNAADFRAFDLTHLTWLDHLVVHTSDIGGPRSLHPDIPQRDGELIVRRRNVEDGLRLMRRLQLVTTDYTSEGILYRITEDGAQFSQLVRSDYGRRLKDRAIWLMDYVGRIDGAEFVRMISEKIGRWSIEFQSEGNVSNGS